The following are encoded together in the Brassica napus cultivar Da-Ae chromosome A9, Da-Ae, whole genome shotgun sequence genome:
- the LOC106366830 gene encoding disease resistance protein RPS6-like, giving the protein MIEVIVNDLLGKLNFTPSKDFEECVGIEDHIAEMSLLLDMESEEVRMVGIWGPSGIGKTTIARALFSRLSRRFQCSVFIDRKFISKIMEGYRGANPDDYNMKLSLQRHFLSEILGTRHIQIDHLGAVENRLKNQKVLISIDDLDDQVVLDVCAGQAHWFGSGSRIIVVTKDRHFLRAHGIDHIYEVCLPSEERALEILCRSAFKQNSPREGFEKLAVEVTRHAGSLPLGLTVLGSTLRGRDKAYWMDILPTLQNGVGEEIDKTLRISYDGLNREEDKVIYRHIACLFNGEKVPYIKLLLEDRNLGVNVGIENLVDKSLIHVRSDTVEMHSLLQEIGRKIVRAQSIDEPGNREFLVDLDDICDVLSENSGTKKVLGVALDMDKIHDELHVHENAFKGMSNLRFLKFYTFGKEARLRLNESFDYLPSKLRLLCWDKYPMRCLPSKFCPQNLVILEMKNSNLENLWEGVSPLGHLKKMDLWGSKNLKEIPDLSKATSLEKLDLKGCSSLVELPSSISKLNKLTELNMPSCTNLETLPTGMNLESLNRLNLKGCTRLRIFPNISRNISELILDETSITEFPSNLYLENLNLFSMEGIKSEKLWKRAQPLTPLMTMLSPSLRILSLSDIPSLVELPSSFQNLHKLTNLSITRCKNLEILPMGINLPSLIRLILSGCSRLRSFPDISRNVLDLNLSQTGIEEIPSWVEDFSRLKYLFMESCPKLKYVSISTLIHLEMVDFSNCGALTGAGMIGYQSGEAMRPDDIETEVLAPEEASSSLQDNFLPRVKFRFINCFDLNLEALLQQQSVFEQLILSCEEVPSYFTHKATGASTSLTVPLLQTSLSRQIFRLRACAVVVFDPIPTLGSVCVYIKVSCRFKDEHGNYFDSAYHQENITAYKKGGHMFIFDYCFPLNEDNAHLAKISCDHVDIQFHFPSNVPCKLIEWGIRLIEDFSSPENQLFSPSTDEQNVADESDHGEECEVQGCFSFVNLFFAICQW; this is encoded by the exons ATGATTGAAGTAATCGTCAATGACCTTTTGGGCAAACTGAATTTTACTCCATCAAAAGATTTTGAGGAATGTGTTGGCATTGAAGATCATATTGCTGAGATGAGCTTGCTGTTGGATATGGAATCTGAGGAAGTAAGGATGGTTGGGATATGGGGCCCATCGGGAATTGGCAAGACTACCATTGCAAGAGCCCTATTTAGTAGACTCTCTCGTCGGTTCCAGTGCAGTGTTTTCATTGACAGGAAATTCATATCTAAGATTATGGAAGGTTATAGGGGAGCCAACCCTGATGACTATAACATGAAGCTGAGTTTGCAAAGACATTTTCTGTCTGAAATTTTAGGCACAAGGCACATACAGATAGATCACTTAGGTGCGGTGGAAAATAGGCTAAAAAACCAGAAAGTCCTTATCTCTATCGATGATTTGGATGATCAAGTGGTGCTAGATGTATGTGCAGGTCAAGCTCATTGGTTCGGAAGTGGAAGCAGAATAATCGTGGTTACAAAAGATAGGCATTTTTTAAGGGCTCATGGGATTGATCATATTTACGAGGTCTGTCTCCCATCTGAAGAGCGTGCTCTTGAGATACTTTGTCGATCTGCTTTCAAGCAAAACTCTCCACGTGAAGGCTTTGAGAAGCTTGCAGTTGAAGTTACTAGACATGCCGGTAGTCTTCCTTTGGGTCTTACTGTTTTAGGTTCCACTTTGCGGGGGAGGGACAAGGCGTATTGGATGGATATACTGCCAACGCTTCAAAATGGTGTTGGTGAGGAAATAGACAAAACCCTAAGAATTAGCTATGATGGTTTGAatagagaagaagataaagtGATATATCGTCACATTGCATGTCTTTTCAATGGTGAGAAAGTCCCTTACATTAAGTTGTTGCTGGAAGATAGGAACCTGGGTGTAAATGTTGGGATCGAAAACCTAGTTGATAAGTCTCTCATACACGTAAGAAGCGATACCGTGGAGATGCACAGTTTGTTACAAGAAATAGGTAGAAAAATTGTTCGTGCACAGTCCATTGACGAGCCTGGAAACCGAGAATTTCTGGTGGATTTGGATGATATATGCGACGTCCTTAGTGAAAACAGT ggTACTAAGAAAGTTTTAGGTGTAGCACTGGATATGGACAAGATTCATGATGAGTTACATGTCCATGAAAATGCCTTCAAAGGGATGAGTAATCTCCGTTTCCTTAAATTTTACACGTTTGGAAAAGAAGCCAGATTGCGGTTAAACGAAAGCTTTGACTATTTGCCCTCAAAACTCAGATTATTGTGTTGGGACAAATATCCAATGAGATGTTTGCCTTCCAAGTTTTGTCCTCAAAACCTCGTCATTCTTGAAATGAAGAATAGCAATCTTGAAAACTTGTGGGAAGGCGTCTCG cCGCTTGGACATCTTAAGAAAATGGATTTGTGGGGATCTAAGAACTTGAAAGAGATTCCCGATCTTTCGAAAGCCACCAGTCTAGAGAAATTAGATCTCAAGGGCTGTTCTAGTTTGGTGGAGCTCCCTTCATCTATTAGCAAACTCAATAAACTGACTGAATTGAACATGCCATCATGTACAAACCTAGAGACCCTTCCGACTGGaatgaaccttgaatccctCAACCGCCTCAATCTCAAAGGATGCACAcgcttgagaatttttccaaatatctcaagaaaCATCTCAGAGCTTATTTTAGACGAAACATCCATTACCGAATTCCCTTCAAATTTGTATCTCGAGAATCTTAATTTGTTTTCCATGGAAGGTATAAAGAGTGAGAAGCTATGGAAAAGAGCACAG cCGCTTACACCTCTCATGACCATGTTATCTCCTTCTTTGAGGATCTTGTCTCTCTCGGATATCCCTAGTTTGGTGGAGCTTCCTTCTTCATTTCAGAATCTCCATAAACTTACAAATTTGAGCATTACAAGATGCAAAAACCTAGAGATTCTTCCCATGGGAATCAACCTTCCATCGCTCATTCGCCTTATTCTTAGTGGGTGCTCGCGGTTGAGGAGTTTTCCTGATATCTCAAGAAATGTCTTAGACCTCAATCTAAGCCAAACAGGAATAGAAGAGATTCCTTCGTGGGTTGAGGACTTCTCTAGGCTCAAATACCTATTTATGGAAAGTTGCCCTAAGTTAAAATATGTATCCATTTCTACACTGATACATCTTGAGATGGTTGACTTTTCAAACTGTGGGGCATTGACTGGAGCTGGTATGATTGGTTATCAAAGTGGAGAGGCAATGAGACCAGATGATATTGAAACAGAGGTACTAGCCCCCGAAGAggcctcttcttctcttcaagatAATTTTTTGCCAAGAGTCAAATTCAGATTCATCAACTGCTTTGACTTGAATCTTGAAGCTCTTCTTCAGCAACAATCAGTTTTTGAGCAACTCATCTTGTCTTGTGAAGAAGTGCCTTCATATTTCACTCATAAAGCTACAGGAGCATCCACATCTCTGACCGTCCCTCTgcttcaaacctctctctctcgacAAATCTTCAGACTTCGAGCTTGCGCTGTTGTTGTTTTTGACCCTATACCAACCCTAGGTTCTGTTTGCGTGTATATCAAAGTAAGTTGTAGGTTCAAAGACGAACATGGAAACTACTTTGATTCTGCTTATCATCAAGAAAACATCACGGCATATAAGAAGGGTGGTCATATGTTTATATTCGATTATTGTTTCCCTCTAAATGAAGACAATGCTCATCTAGCTAAAATTAGCTGCGATCACGTGGATATACAGTTTCATTTCCCTTCTAATGTTCCCTGCAAACTGATAGAATGGGGTATACGACTGATAGAGGATTTTTCATCACCGGAGAACCAACTATTTAGTCCATCCACTGATGAACAGAATGTGGCTGATGAGTCTGACCACGGTGAAGAGTGTGAAGTCCAGGGCTGTTTTTCATTTGTGAATCTGTTTTTTGCTATTTGTCAATGGTGA